From the genome of Fulvia fulva chromosome 12, complete sequence:
TCTACCGCCTCTCAATCGCCTTCAAGATTGCCTCGCCCACAGGTCCCGCGCTGTTCGGGTTCTGTCCTGTGATCAAGCGACCTTCAAGTCCGCTGTTGACGACCTTCGCACCCCAAGGCTCCTCAGCCTTAATGAACTGGCCACCGTtctcgactagcttagtCTCAAGGAGGAAAGGCATGGCGCTGCTCAATCCAACCTGGTCCTCTTCGACATTGGTGAAGCCGGTGACGTCCTTACCCGCAATGAGATACGAGCCATCGCTGAGCTTGACGTTCGCCAGTGCTGCTGGACCGTGGCAGACGGCCGAGACGACCTTGTTGGACTCGTAGAAGGAGCGGATCAAAGAGTGAGATGTTCCATCGGTTGCGAGGTCAAACATTGCTGTTCAATCGTGTCAGTACTCCATTATGCCAGCAAGGGAAAGCAGAGATACACTTACGTCCATGCCCACCAACATAAAATATTGCATCAAACTCCCCCTCTCTCCCCACAAAGGTCTCCAACTTCTCCGTGTTCTTCCAGAGCGCCTCCTTCTCTTTCAAGAATCGTGTCGACTCCGCATCCTCTTTGAACATTTCCACCGAGCTTGGGTCGAGAGGCGCCTCACCACCCTTTGACGATGCGATCGTGATGTCGGCGTGAGGTGCGAGCTTGTTGTATGGG
Proteins encoded in this window:
- a CDS encoding Glyoxalase 3 is translated as MGSFIEKIKAKLPGHDDKKDAAESTTAGPAPATTQETAPAPAPAPAAAPKTAASTGRPKILFVLTSHDRMGDTGNPTGWYLPEFAHPYNKLAPHADITIASSKGGEAPLDPSSVEMFKEDAESTRFLKEKEALWKNTEKLETFVGREGEFDAIFYVGGHGPMFDLATDGTSHSLIRSFYESNKVVSAVCHGPAALANVKLSDGSYLIAGKDVTGFTNVEEDQVGLSSAMPFLLETKLVENGGQFIKAEEPWGAKVVNSGLEGRLITGQNPNSAGPVGEAILKAIERR